In Aestuariibaculum lutulentum, one DNA window encodes the following:
- the fahA gene encoding fumarylacetoacetase, which yields MRLAANNPDRTSWLHVDKNSDFPIQNIPFGVFLTRDDIITIGTRIGDTAIDLGALHQLGYFDGIPLTDDIFLQDSLNDFIADGRKTWRAVRDRIAEVFDSKNTTLKNNKSHKEIVLFRLDEIEMQLPVEVGDYTDFYSSMEHATNVGTMFRDPENALLPNWLHIPVGYHGRSSSVIPSGIPVHRPQGQTLPEGAIEPVFGPSKLVDFELEMAFITTAANDLGEPIPVDEAEEYIFGLVLLNDWSARDIQKWEYVPLGPFLAKNFATSISPWIVTLDALDPYRVEGPKPVKPQLDYLKYSGKKKSFDINLEVSIQPEGAKENIVSKSNFKYMYWNISQQLAHHTINGCPVNSGDLMGSGTISGPSPESYGSMLELTWKGEKPIKLKDGTERKFINDNDTVIMRGYCEKDGTRIGFGEVSTKLLPVFKKK from the coding sequence ATGCGATTAGCAGCTAACAATCCAGATAGAACATCGTGGTTACACGTCGATAAAAATTCAGATTTCCCAATTCAGAACATTCCGTTTGGTGTTTTTTTAACGCGTGATGACATCATTACTATCGGAACCCGTATTGGTGATACCGCTATAGATTTAGGGGCTTTACACCAGTTAGGGTATTTTGATGGCATTCCTTTAACCGATGATATCTTTCTTCAGGATTCGTTAAACGATTTTATTGCTGATGGTAGAAAAACCTGGCGTGCCGTAAGAGACCGTATTGCCGAAGTTTTCGACAGCAAAAACACCACATTAAAAAATAATAAAAGTCATAAAGAAATTGTCCTGTTTCGTTTAGACGAAATTGAAATGCAACTGCCTGTTGAAGTTGGTGATTACACCGATTTTTACTCAAGCATGGAACACGCTACAAATGTAGGGACTATGTTTCGAGATCCTGAGAATGCCTTGTTACCAAACTGGCTTCATATTCCTGTAGGTTACCACGGAAGAAGTTCTTCGGTTATTCCTTCAGGCATTCCGGTACATAGACCTCAAGGTCAAACCTTACCGGAAGGCGCAATCGAACCAGTTTTCGGACCAAGTAAATTAGTAGATTTCGAATTAGAAATGGCTTTTATAACAACGGCCGCCAACGATTTAGGAGAACCTATTCCTGTTGACGAAGCCGAAGAATACATTTTTGGCTTAGTATTATTAAACGACTGGAGTGCACGCGATATTCAAAAATGGGAATATGTACCACTTGGACCTTTCCTGGCTAAGAACTTTGCAACATCTATTTCTCCATGGATTGTAACACTTGATGCATTAGATCCTTATCGTGTTGAAGGCCCAAAACCTGTAAAACCACAGTTAGATTACCTTAAATATTCTGGTAAAAAGAAAAGTTTCGATATTAATTTAGAGGTATCGATACAGCCGGAAGGTGCCAAAGAAAATATTGTATCGAAGTCTAACTTCAAATATATGTATTGGAATATTTCGCAGCAGCTGGCTCACCATACTATTAATGGTTGCCCTGTAAATTCTGGTGATTTAATGGGAAGCGGAACCATTTCGGGGCCTTCTCCAGAATCTTACGGTTCGATGCTTGAATTAACCTGGAAAGGCGAAAAACCAATCAAACTAAAAGATGGCACAGAACGTAAATTCATTAATGATAACGATACCGTAATCATGCGAGGCTATTGCGAAAAAGACGGAACACGAATTGGTTTCGGCGAAGTGTCAACCAAATTATTACCCGTATTTAAAAAGAAATAA
- a CDS encoding lipid II:glycine glycyltransferase FemX, which produces MICELREKDIQEFDATNILPQTPFWGRVKENQGFIPKGFELTISKDLLISDASSIEKKGEDLLILIKYVDQNHCFAYVPYGPKLEPDFENQGLFLEQLSESIRPFLPPNCIFIRYDLIWENQWATEEEYFDNDGNWIGPPPNKTQEFRVNFNTANWNLQKSVGDNLPKNTFFIDLSLDEEDLLYNMRYNTRYNIRRASKKGINVKEYGIEHMNDWYKLYLETANRHGMPAQNEEFFSTIFNNQDNSKKGVTVKMLMAEKDGEFLSSMFLVLSKKRGTYLYGASANDKNNLTASYALQWESMKVSKAWGCTEYDMFGSAPNLNRSHPLHGVHVYKKGFGGDLYHRMGCWDYPFNQKLYDLYKLQEMQN; this is translated from the coding sequence ATGATTTGTGAGCTACGCGAAAAGGATATACAAGAATTTGATGCAACAAACATACTACCGCAAACGCCGTTCTGGGGCCGCGTAAAAGAAAACCAAGGGTTCATTCCCAAAGGTTTTGAACTAACCATTTCAAAAGACTTATTGATTAGCGATGCTAGTTCTATTGAAAAAAAGGGCGAAGATTTATTAATACTTATTAAGTACGTCGACCAGAATCACTGCTTTGCTTACGTGCCTTACGGCCCTAAATTAGAGCCCGACTTTGAAAATCAAGGGTTGTTTTTGGAGCAACTTTCAGAATCTATACGTCCGTTCCTCCCACCCAACTGTATTTTTATCCGTTACGATTTAATCTGGGAAAACCAATGGGCTACCGAAGAGGAATATTTTGATAACGACGGCAACTGGATTGGTCCGCCACCCAACAAAACACAGGAATTTCGTGTGAATTTCAATACCGCCAACTGGAACTTACAAAAAAGTGTAGGCGATAATCTTCCCAAAAACACCTTTTTTATCGATTTATCTTTAGATGAAGAGGACCTGTTGTACAATATGCGCTATAACACGCGATATAACATAAGAAGAGCTTCTAAGAAAGGAATTAACGTTAAGGAATATGGTATAGAACACATGAACGACTGGTATAAGTTGTATCTGGAAACAGCTAATCGCCATGGTATGCCTGCCCAAAACGAGGAATTCTTTTCAACTATTTTCAATAATCAGGACAACAGTAAAAAAGGGGTTACGGTTAAAATGTTAATGGCTGAAAAAGATGGCGAATTTTTATCGTCTATGTTTTTAGTGTTATCAAAAAAACGAGGTACTTATTTATATGGTGCTTCGGCAAACGACAAAAACAATTTAACCGCTAGCTATGCTCTGCAATGGGAATCGATGAAAGTATCGAAAGCCTGGGGCTGCACCGAATATGATATGTTTGGCTCGGCACCCAATTTAAATCGTAGCCACCCGTTACACGGTGTTCATGTTTACAAAAAAGGATTTGGTGGCGATTTATATCACCGTATGGGTTGCTGGGATTATCCGTTTAATCAAAAACTATACGATTTATATAAACTGCAGGAAATGCAGAATTAA
- a CDS encoding serine hydrolase domain-containing protein — protein MRRSKVLVKSAFIVLAIFALALTIFKYSTTPETVVVETPELPQKPTKDPEILKQYKAQQEDLKTAVESYFESAIAKGDIIGAGVSIVKGDSIVVSEGFGKRNAKLEDNINNETIFRLGSISKGFAGILAASFENEGLIHWEDKVSDYIPGFQLGDKSNTEKITLANLLSHTAGTPYHSFTDLVEAGLPLTDIVGHFKEITPVSVPGSMYSYQNAMFALCGEVIRRETGQDLASALMNRFFKPLDMHSTCMDHETLTHAENVASPHIKRTHGWKPIKLTNKYYNAIAAGGINASALDMAKWMRFLLGHNPEIMDKSALLDAFNPFVEIGGRSKYYQRWPGHLKSYYGFGWRIHKYADEDTHEEKTILHHGGSVNDFRNEIALFPEDDLGICVLLNSHSKIAANVIPELKEIIKQVYNQHNTDHSKDIASL, from the coding sequence ATGCGAAGATCTAAAGTCTTAGTAAAGTCTGCGTTTATCGTTCTGGCTATTTTTGCCCTAGCGCTAACTATATTTAAATACTCAACAACTCCTGAGACCGTAGTTGTTGAAACTCCTGAATTACCTCAAAAACCGACCAAAGATCCTGAAATTTTAAAACAATATAAAGCCCAGCAAGAAGATTTAAAAACTGCGGTTGAATCCTATTTCGAGAGCGCCATAGCAAAAGGTGATATTATAGGAGCTGGAGTAAGTATTGTAAAAGGCGATTCCATTGTGGTTTCCGAAGGGTTTGGTAAACGAAATGCTAAATTAGAGGACAATATAAACAATGAAACCATATTTCGATTAGGGTCAATTTCTAAAGGCTTCGCCGGCATATTAGCGGCAAGTTTTGAAAACGAAGGACTTATTCATTGGGAAGATAAAGTAAGTGACTATATTCCAGGTTTTCAATTAGGAGACAAAAGTAATACTGAAAAAATAACCTTAGCAAATCTGCTATCACATACAGCAGGTACACCTTACCATAGCTTTACTGATTTGGTTGAAGCTGGTTTACCATTAACTGATATTGTAGGACACTTTAAAGAAATTACACCGGTGAGCGTTCCGGGTTCTATGTACAGTTATCAAAACGCCATGTTCGCGCTTTGCGGTGAAGTTATCCGCAGAGAAACCGGGCAGGATTTAGCGTCGGCATTAATGAATCGATTTTTCAAGCCACTTGACATGCATTCCACCTGTATGGATCACGAAACATTAACTCATGCAGAAAATGTAGCCTCGCCGCATATAAAAAGAACACACGGCTGGAAACCCATAAAACTTACCAATAAATATTATAACGCAATTGCGGCTGGAGGAATTAATGCCAGTGCTCTTGATATGGCGAAATGGATGCGTTTTCTATTAGGCCACAATCCTGAAATCATGGATAAATCAGCTTTACTAGACGCCTTTAATCCTTTTGTTGAAATTGGTGGACGTAGTAAATATTACCAACGCTGGCCGGGACATTTAAAATCTTATTACGGTTTTGGATGGCGTATTCATAAATATGCAGATGAAGACACTCACGAAGAAAAAACAATCCTTCATCATGGCGGTAGCGTGAATGATTTTAGAAACGAAATTGCATTATTTCCAGAAGACGATTTAGGCATTTGCGTGCTTTTAAATAGTCACTCTAAAATTGCTGCAAACGTTATACCTGAATTAAAAGAAATTATTAAACAGGTGTATAATCAACACAACACAGACCACTCAAAAGACATCGCAAGTTTATAA
- a CDS encoding RluA family pseudouridine synthase: MTHFSDSRFHTLNLSKTVALPKKFTFPFYYEPHPLCIEAAKDLQTYLESQTDFLHNFGLDPEMEGLVIGKMFGVMVVKNEKGDLGYLAAFSGKLSDNNYLAGFVPPIYNTLNTDGFYKKGEAELNAFNRQIETLEAATELKEAQDALSENKKLAEAEIEAFKTLMKAEKKKRNKRRDEAKPVLSDDAFQEFFNELKEQSIGYQLRLKYLKFEWEQKIKEVEEALNCLLKPITDLKNKRASQSSDLQKRIHEQYQFLNAEGATKDLLDIFKDTNSPIPPAGSGECAAPKLFQYAYENDFKPIAMAEFWWGASPKSEVRKHKQFYPSCRSKCEPILGHMMQGLQVDENPIEQGISYEADLEIVYEDDYLLLVNKPHEFLSVPGKTFSESVLTKMKAYLPKAKGPLLVHRLDMSTSGLLLVAKNERIHKHLQKQFIERTVKKRYVALLDGELKTKSGQVDLPLRVDLDNRPQQLVCYEYGKPAVTNFEVQAIENGKTRIHFYPITGRTHQLRVHAAHSKGLKTPIVGDDLYGVKTNRLHLHAEQLTFVHPITKEELTIICEAPF, translated from the coding sequence ATGACTCATTTTTCCGATTCCCGATTTCATACTTTAAACTTAAGTAAAACGGTAGCGTTACCTAAAAAATTTACGTTTCCATTTTACTATGAGCCGCATCCGTTATGTATTGAGGCAGCAAAAGATTTACAAACTTATCTGGAGTCGCAAACGGACTTTCTTCATAATTTCGGACTTGATCCAGAAATGGAAGGTTTGGTTATAGGCAAAATGTTTGGTGTTATGGTGGTTAAAAATGAAAAGGGAGATTTAGGCTATCTCGCTGCTTTTTCAGGGAAATTATCAGATAATAATTACCTCGCCGGGTTTGTGCCGCCTATTTATAACACTCTAAATACTGATGGTTTTTATAAGAAAGGTGAAGCTGAATTAAATGCTTTTAATCGACAAATAGAAACCTTGGAAGCAGCTACGGAACTTAAGGAGGCTCAAGATGCTTTAAGTGAAAACAAGAAATTAGCTGAAGCTGAAATTGAAGCGTTTAAAACACTGATGAAAGCTGAAAAAAAGAAACGCAATAAAAGGCGCGATGAAGCTAAACCTGTTTTAAGTGATGACGCTTTTCAGGAATTTTTTAATGAGTTAAAGGAGCAGAGTATAGGTTATCAGTTACGATTGAAATATTTGAAATTTGAATGGGAACAAAAAATAAAGGAAGTCGAAGAAGCGCTTAACTGTCTTTTAAAGCCGATAACCGATTTAAAAAATAAAAGAGCTTCACAATCTTCAGACTTACAGAAACGCATTCATGAGCAATATCAGTTTTTAAATGCTGAAGGAGCAACTAAAGATTTACTGGATATTTTTAAAGATACGAACTCACCAATTCCACCGGCAGGTTCTGGAGAGTGTGCGGCGCCAAAATTATTTCAATATGCCTACGAAAATGATTTTAAGCCTATTGCAATGGCTGAATTCTGGTGGGGTGCTTCTCCAAAATCGGAAGTACGTAAACATAAACAGTTTTATCCTTCTTGCCGAAGTAAATGTGAACCTATTTTAGGACACATGATGCAAGGTTTACAGGTTGATGAAAATCCAATAGAGCAGGGTATAAGCTATGAGGCGGATTTAGAAATAGTTTACGAAGATGATTACTTGTTATTAGTTAATAAACCACATGAGTTTTTATCGGTACCAGGGAAAACCTTTAGTGAGTCTGTATTAACTAAAATGAAAGCCTATTTACCAAAGGCCAAAGGTCCGCTATTGGTACATCGTTTAGATATGTCGACTTCCGGGTTGTTATTGGTGGCTAAAAACGAACGTATACATAAGCATTTGCAGAAGCAGTTTATTGAGCGCACAGTTAAGAAGCGTTATGTGGCTTTGTTAGATGGCGAGCTTAAAACAAAATCAGGTCAGGTAGATTTGCCTTTACGTGTCGATTTAGATAACCGTCCGCAGCAATTAGTGTGTTACGAGTATGGTAAACCTGCTGTAACCAATTTTGAGGTTCAGGCTATTGAAAATGGTAAGACCAGAATTCATTTTTATCCGATAACCGGTCGTACACATCAGTTACGTGTTCATGCTGCGCATAGTAAAGGGTTGAAAACGCCTATAGTTGGAGATGATTTGTACGGTGTTAAAACAAACCGCTTGCATTTACATGCCGAGCAATTAACTTTTGTTCATCCAATAACCAAAGAGGAGTTAACTATTATTTGTGAAGCCCCTTTTTAG
- a CDS encoding gamma-glutamylcyclotransferase family protein, translated as MYNTRTTYLFVYGTLLEDSKNDMSEFLGKHSEFVGRGFFCGKLYDVEEFPGAVLSDTLQDKVYGKIYEISEAEKVFSILDDYEGIESLETEKGLFKRVVVEAFLEAGHTVKTWVYLYNKSVLNLRLISSGNYLDS; from the coding sequence ATGTATAATACGCGTACAACGTACTTATTTGTTTACGGAACTTTATTGGAAGATAGTAAAAACGACATGTCTGAGTTTTTAGGCAAACATTCAGAATTTGTAGGGAGAGGTTTTTTTTGTGGTAAATTATACGACGTCGAGGAATTTCCGGGAGCTGTTTTAAGCGATACACTGCAGGATAAGGTTTATGGAAAGATTTATGAAATTTCAGAAGCCGAAAAGGTGTTCAGCATATTAGATGATTACGAAGGTATAGAATCTCTTGAAACCGAAAAGGGGCTGTTTAAACGTGTGGTTGTCGAGGCGTTTCTGGAAGCAGGACATACCGTAAAAACCTGGGTGTATTTGTATAATAAGTCTGTTTTAAACTTGCGATTAATTTCTTCAGGAAATTATCTGGACTCATAG
- a CDS encoding NmrA/HSCARG family protein, producing MENKKIITVFGATGAQGGGLVKAILADSNSEFSVRAVTRNVNSEKAKALEALGAEIIEADIDDIKSIEKSIEGAYGAYFVTFFWEHFSAEKEIEEVENFIKAAKDSSLQHIVWSTLEDTRNWVPLNDDRMPTLQGKYKVPHFDGKGDDDKLFSEAGLPVTFLRTSFYWDNFIYFGMGPQKGEDGNYYIAFPMNDKTLAGIAAQDIGKCAYGIFKKGKELLHKTVGIVGEKLNGTDMAEKLSKALNINVIYNNVSPETYRSFGFPGADDLGNMFQFKRDFNDDFNKVRDEAFSLELNPELQNLDKWLSLNSSRIPID from the coding sequence ATGGAAAATAAAAAAATTATAACTGTATTTGGCGCCACAGGTGCTCAAGGTGGCGGGCTTGTTAAAGCTATACTTGCAGATTCTAATTCTGAATTCTCGGTGCGCGCAGTGACCAGAAATGTGAATTCTGAAAAAGCAAAAGCCCTGGAAGCTTTAGGAGCTGAAATCATTGAAGCGGATATTGATGACATAAAAAGTATAGAAAAATCCATCGAAGGAGCTTATGGTGCATACTTTGTAACCTTCTTCTGGGAACATTTTTCAGCCGAAAAAGAAATTGAGGAAGTAGAGAATTTTATAAAAGCCGCTAAAGATAGTAGTCTTCAACACATTGTTTGGTCTACCCTAGAAGACACGAGAAACTGGGTGCCTTTAAATGATGATCGCATGCCTACGTTGCAAGGCAAATACAAAGTTCCTCATTTCGATGGCAAAGGTGACGATGACAAACTTTTTTCTGAAGCAGGCTTACCTGTTACCTTTTTAAGAACATCCTTTTACTGGGATAATTTTATCTATTTTGGTATGGGGCCGCAAAAAGGAGAAGACGGCAATTATTACATTGCATTCCCTATGAATGATAAAACCCTTGCCGGAATAGCCGCCCAAGATATTGGAAAATGCGCCTATGGCATCTTCAAAAAAGGAAAAGAATTACTCCATAAAACCGTTGGTATTGTTGGCGAAAAATTAAACGGAACCGACATGGCTGAAAAACTTTCAAAAGCTTTAAACATAAATGTTATTTACAACAACGTAAGCCCTGAGACTTATAGAAGTTTTGGTTTTCCTGGAGCCGACGATTTAGGTAATATGTTTCAGTTTAAAAGAGATTTTAACGACGACTTCAATAAAGTTCGAGACGAAGCCTTTTCATTAGAACTTAATCCCGAATTACAAAACTTGGATAAGTGGCTATCTCTTAATAGCTCTCGAATACCAATTGATTAA
- a CDS encoding tetratricopeptide repeat protein — protein MRLVIVIVFFGFSLISNSQNSKEFEKLIVEGNIALKNGELKKAEEIYLKVLQKDSKNTDVLYNLALVEFHLENRAVACGLLQKSYKLKDKGAGKLIKEYCGDIFYNDFMFYEDVEVGLKFRTRGREYDLIKEGSIHPILVNQLSQKIYGSEEFVDFDGGKVRVSLLVDKYGAVKSRVTGGFENVLTKTGKEARMEVINKVFQEEIDFIPCQYQGKPVGMWSPVVFVFNLRESGYPFN, from the coding sequence ATGCGGCTAGTTATTGTAATTGTATTTTTTGGATTTTCTCTAATTTCAAATTCTCAAAATTCTAAAGAATTTGAGAAATTAATTGTGGAAGGGAACATTGCATTGAAAAATGGTGAATTGAAGAAAGCAGAAGAAATCTATTTAAAAGTTCTTCAAAAAGATTCTAAAAACACAGACGTTTTATATAATCTGGCATTAGTTGAATTCCATTTAGAGAATAGAGCAGTTGCTTGCGGGTTATTACAAAAATCGTATAAATTAAAGGATAAAGGTGCAGGTAAGCTCATTAAGGAATACTGTGGTGATATTTTTTATAATGATTTTATGTTTTATGAGGATGTTGAAGTTGGGTTAAAGTTTAGAACAAGAGGTAGAGAATATGATTTAATAAAAGAAGGTAGCATTCATCCTATTTTGGTTAACCAACTATCTCAAAAGATATATGGTTCCGAAGAGTTTGTTGACTTTGATGGTGGTAAAGTTCGAGTTTCCCTTTTAGTGGATAAATATGGAGCTGTAAAGAGTAGGGTAACGGGTGGTTTTGAGAACGTATTAACTAAGACTGGCAAAGAAGCAAGAATGGAAGTTATTAATAAGGTATTTCAAGAAGAAATTGATTTCATCCCTTGTCAATACCAAGGTAAGCCAGTAGGGATGTGGAGCCCCGTTGTTTTTGTTTTTAATTTGAGAGAAAGTGGCTATCCTTTCAATTAA
- the ytxJ gene encoding bacillithiol system redox-active protein YtxJ, translating to MGIFNKFLKSSSEQKEVKALPWIDLNSLGQLDDIENKSSEKPQIIFKHSTRCGISRMVKNQFESDYRVSEDQADLYYLDLLNYREISNQIAQKFGVYHESPQLLVIKNGEVKIHNSHGGINDLDLEKYI from the coding sequence ATGGGAATATTTAATAAATTTTTAAAAAGTTCGTCGGAACAAAAAGAGGTTAAGGCTCTACCTTGGATTGATTTAAATTCGTTGGGGCAGCTTGATGATATTGAAAATAAATCATCGGAAAAACCTCAAATTATTTTTAAACACTCTACGCGATGTGGTATCAGTCGTATGGTTAAAAATCAGTTTGAATCGGATTATCGCGTTTCAGAAGATCAGGCCGATTTATATTATCTCGATTTATTGAATTACAGAGAAATATCAAACCAAATCGCTCAAAAATTTGGTGTTTATCACGAATCTCCTCAATTATTAGTTATTAAAAATGGCGAGGTTAAAATACATAATAGCCATGGAGGAATTAACGACTTAGATTTAGAGAAATATATTTAA
- the glyA gene encoding serine hydroxymethyltransferase, producing the protein MQRDEQIFELIQAENERQLHGLELIASENFVSEQVMEAAGSVLTNKYAEGYPGKRYYGGCEVVDEVEQIAIDRAKALFGAEYVNVQPHSGSQANTAVYHACLTPGDKILGFDLSHGGHLTHGSPVNFSGKLYNPVFYGVEEETGVLNYDKIQEIATKEQPKLIIAGASAYSRDIDFARFRVIADSVGAILMADISHPAGMIAKGILNDPMPHCHIVTTTTHKTLRGPRGGMIMMGKDFDNPFGITLKDGSLRKMSSLLDSAVFPGNQGGPLEHIIAAKAIAFGEALTDEFLHYQLQVKANAAALAKALVAKGYNIISGGTDNHCMLIDLRNKDISGKDAEQALVKADITVNKNMVPFDTRSPFVTSGIRIGAAAVTTRGLKEAEMEQIVELIDEVIMNYQDEAVLEAVADKVNALMADRPLFVA; encoded by the coding sequence ATGCAACGCGACGAACAAATTTTTGAATTAATTCAAGCTGAAAATGAGCGCCAATTACATGGTTTAGAGCTTATTGCGTCTGAAAACTTTGTAAGTGAACAAGTTATGGAGGCTGCTGGTTCAGTATTAACTAATAAATACGCAGAAGGATATCCAGGGAAACGTTATTACGGTGGATGTGAAGTAGTTGATGAAGTAGAGCAAATAGCTATTGATAGAGCAAAAGCTTTGTTTGGAGCCGAGTATGTAAACGTACAGCCGCACTCAGGAAGTCAGGCAAACACAGCGGTTTACCATGCATGTTTAACACCTGGTGACAAAATTTTAGGATTCGATTTATCTCACGGAGGTCACTTAACTCACGGATCGCCAGTAAACTTCTCAGGAAAATTATATAACCCGGTATTCTACGGTGTTGAAGAAGAAACAGGCGTATTAAACTACGATAAAATTCAAGAGATTGCGACTAAAGAGCAACCAAAATTAATCATCGCCGGAGCATCTGCTTACTCTCGTGATATTGATTTTGCTCGTTTTAGAGTTATTGCTGATAGCGTTGGTGCTATTTTAATGGCTGATATCTCTCACCCAGCAGGTATGATTGCAAAAGGTATCTTAAACGATCCAATGCCGCACTGTCACATTGTAACAACAACAACTCACAAGACGTTAAGAGGTCCAAGAGGAGGTATGATTATGATGGGTAAAGATTTCGATAACCCATTCGGAATCACTTTAAAAGATGGAAGCTTACGTAAAATGTCTTCTTTATTAGATTCAGCGGTATTCCCAGGAAACCAGGGAGGTCCATTAGAGCACATTATTGCTGCTAAAGCAATCGCTTTTGGTGAAGCTTTAACCGATGAGTTCTTACACTACCAGTTACAAGTAAAAGCAAATGCAGCAGCTTTAGCTAAAGCATTAGTGGCAAAAGGATACAACATTATTTCAGGAGGTACAGATAACCACTGTATGTTAATCGATTTACGTAACAAAGATATTTCAGGTAAAGATGCAGAGCAGGCTTTGGTAAAAGCAGATATCACCGTAAACAAAAACATGGTGCCTTTCGATACCCGTTCTCCGTTTGTAACTTCAGGTATTCGTATTGGTGCTGCTGCTGTTACAACAAGAGGTTTAAAAGAGGCTGAAATGGAGCAAATCGTTGAGTTAATTGATGAAGTGATCATGAATTACCAAGATGAAGCTGTTTTAGAAGCTGTAGCTGATAAAGTAAACGCATTAATGGCAGACAGACCATTATTCGTAGCGTAA
- a CDS encoding MalY/PatB family protein produces MSIFDIEHNVENHFVKNNPKYLKMVLGTDDVMPLWIADMDFKVAPPITEALNDIVERGVYAYEDISEQVKEAIANWNLKRHGLELNPNNFIQVNGVLTAIAVILRALTEEGDGIMIQTPVYHQFYTAIKTANRTVVENPLKIENGHYAFDFENMEEQLKTGNTKVILLCNPHNPVGRVWNREELQKLVDLANIYNVIIVSDEVHSEIVFSNSKFHSILSFEKTQNHIAVLGSPAKTFGMQSIANGYIYTENKAQFETINSLVTSMYLHQGGALSAYAILAAYTHGHDWVDALVVYLEKTVDWIEIFLKTELPQVRMIRPEGTYQIWLDFSALNISERELKDLVFNKAKVGLALGSTFGTDYQLFMRMNIASPLSKIQRAFQQLKAAMDS; encoded by the coding sequence ATGAGTATCTTCGATATAGAACACAACGTTGAAAACCATTTTGTAAAGAACAATCCTAAATATTTAAAAATGGTTTTAGGCACAGACGATGTGATGCCTTTATGGATAGCAGATATGGATTTTAAAGTCGCTCCGCCAATTACTGAAGCTTTAAATGATATTGTGGAGCGTGGGGTTTATGCGTACGAAGATATTAGTGAGCAGGTTAAAGAAGCCATTGCTAACTGGAATTTAAAGCGTCATGGTTTAGAGTTGAACCCGAATAATTTTATTCAGGTCAATGGGGTGCTTACCGCCATTGCTGTTATTTTAAGAGCCTTGACAGAAGAAGGAGATGGTATCATGATTCAAACACCAGTATATCATCAGTTTTATACGGCTATAAAAACAGCAAACCGTACAGTTGTTGAGAATCCGTTAAAAATTGAAAACGGACACTATGCGTTCGATTTCGAAAACATGGAAGAGCAGCTTAAAACCGGAAACACAAAAGTGATTTTACTGTGTAATCCGCATAATCCAGTGGGGCGGGTTTGGAATAGAGAAGAATTACAAAAGCTGGTGGATTTAGCAAATATTTATAACGTAATAATTGTAAGCGACGAGGTACACTCCGAAATTGTGTTTTCAAACTCTAAATTCCACAGTATACTATCGTTTGAAAAGACTCAGAATCATATTGCTGTTCTAGGGTCTCCGGCAAAAACGTTTGGTATGCAAAGTATAGCTAATGGTTATATTTACACCGAAAATAAAGCGCAGTTTGAAACGATAAACAGTCTGGTAACCTCAATGTATTTACATCAGGGAGGCGCGTTGTCGGCGTATGCGATTTTAGCAGCCTACACTCATGGTCATGATTGGGTAGATGCGTTAGTTGTGTATTTAGAAAAAACAGTTGACTGGATTGAAATATTTTTAAAAACAGAATTACCACAAGTGAGAATGATTCGACCTGAAGGGACCTATCAAATCTGGCTAGATTTTTCAGCATTGAATATCTCCGAAAGGGAATTAAAAGATTTAGTATTCAATAAAGCAAAAGTAGGTTTGGCTCTAGGTTCAACATTCGGAACCGATTATCAATTATTTATGCGTATGAATATCGCATCGCCACTTTCAAAAATTCAACGTGCATTTCAGCAATTAAAAGCAGCGATGGATTCCTAA